In Apis mellifera strain DH4 linkage group LG1, Amel_HAv3.1, whole genome shotgun sequence, the sequence TACGTAATACAGAAATATCGTCGATATTACCATGATCCAATTAGAGAGATATAAGAATCACAAACGATAAAGATCAACGGTTGTTTTCAAGGAAATCGTAGATTCAACGAGAATGTTAACGTTTCTTGCTAACATTCGCGGAAACAGATTGTAGGGAAAAGAGGCATAAAATCCACGagttgtttcattttatttgctattaattaacgtaaaaaagtaaaattaagagATCGAGTTTAAATAAGATGCCCGAATtcgtttgcaaaaaaattcggAATATCCTTTTTATGTGATTAAAAGATATCgatagaaaagaaagtaaaaggaGAAAGTACATATTCGTTCGCGAGAGCTAATATACCGAAAGATACGACGATCGTAGATAAAAGATTAAACCGACAAGAGATTTCCTTTCTCCACGCGAACAGAACGTCTCACAAATGAATGGTCGATGATAACGAGACCAGACGTCGTGTTTTCGGTGCACGAAAGCCTTTGGAACAACTCGTTTGCTTTTAGATCTGTTGAAAGAACGATCGTTGCATGTTGGCATGGGTATCCCTCGAACtaagattgataaattaaattggtgGTACGATATTAAGCTTAATAAACGTGATCACAGAACAACACTCCCGTGGCACTTTTCGTGGCATTTCGTGGCatcgtgataaaaatatcggatagaaaatataataactggttaatcatttttcatcgaatgCAACTGAATTCGCTGTATaaagaaagttttaatttttaagatttctatCTTGATTCTCATAGAATAtgattcgtttcgaatcgaatgtCGTGGCGAGTTCTGTTTGAATTGAACTTTGAACTCGGTGATTTGCGATCGTagcaatttttctcttctttctttttgccgCTTTGATATGTGATAAATATGAATCAGATTATATCTAGTAGGCTGTGACGGGGTGATCGACCTTCGAATGCGGCATGATGACGAGTGATCGAGGAATGAGCGGAAGAGATGAAATCTTTGCGCTCAACTAATTCTAAGAATATTTATGGAGGTTGAAGTACATGAAGGCACACATTGTAAAATTGCgaacgtgaaatttttaagagtATCGTTTGATTGGAAACAATCAGAGTTCTTGAAAATCTGTTGGAGAGTTGTTGAATAAGCATTCATTCATTTAAGACTACACAGTGACAAATGTTTGTCTTATCGTacgttctatttttaaatattttttttccccgatgCACTTATGTTATGTATACATTACAAGTTGCGTATCCCGACTATTTTTCGTTACAGGTAAAACATTCTGCCAGTCTTGTAAGAAGAAGTGCAGCGGGGAGGTACTACGAGTGCAGGACAAGTATTTCCACATAGGGTGTTTCAAGTGTGCTCAATGTAACGCGAGCTTAGCGCAGGGTGGTTTTTTCGCGCGCGAGGGCTCTTACTATTGCACCAAGGtactggaaaataaaaaaataagaaatcaaaGCTACGTTAAAAGCCTTATAAAAACCGAGAAAACCTCGATTATGCGAAGCGTGTAACGCGAATCGCGATAAATAGATCgcgttctttatttttcttctttcgtttcaagtttttttttttttctttttacttcgaAACATTCGgaagaaacgataaaacgGTATATCATCtcgaacaatttcaaaaagtcTCGATAAAATCGCGCGTAAAATTCGTTACAAAGTTTTCTCCTCTTCAATCTCCTCGTTTTATCTTGGTGCGCAAATAAACCATTGCATGCGATGACAAACGAGACTGCGAAGATCGTTGAGAAGGGTATATTTCACGCGTTCGCTCCGGGATGCTATGTCTGGCGAATCGCTCGTAACGATCGTGTGGgcttcttaatttttcaggATTACAGGGAACGGTGGGGAACGAAGTGCGCAGGTTGTGGAGAATACGTGGAAGGCGACGTGGTCACTGCCGGAGACAAGCATGCCTTCCATCCCAACTGTTTCCACTGCCAACGATGCAGACAACCGTTACTCGGACAGGGAACCAAGGTTTCCCTCGTCCAAGGTGCGTTTCccatcgaaattattaacattcttttttaatcgtttcagGAAAAAAACCATCGAGGTGGCGCGACAAGATGATACTTCTTAAACTGCGCTTCCTAAAAATCTAATCGAGTCTAGTggcaatttctaatttttgtaaatcataCTCGATCGAGGACAATCCGGTTTAAATTCGAAAGGAGAACGAAGATTCGTTGGTGGCGATTCGATGGTCGGAATTGGAGTACCGGTAAACCTGTTAAAGGCAAATTACCACTTAGGTGTATCGTGAGCGAGGTTACGCTCACGTGGCCTTGTAACGATTACGCGGTGAACGCTTAAAAATACGCACGCGTCGAAACGAGCGTATCGCAAATTAAACTTGCTCCGTTTCGCTTCTCCTCATTGTTTCCTCGTGCAAATATTTATGCGCATCTTCTACCACCGTTGTTGTATCGATCTGGCCGGTCGAGGACAACGATAATACCgcttatttttaaacgataccGCAAATAAGACAATACCACTGCGTGCGGTAGATTCGATACTCAATCTTTGAACTCTTCGATTAGAAGAATGTGTACACGCGTTCCAAGAAAATTGAGACGATAACTCGAAGCACGTTTACCGATTACCGTgagaaattgatcgatcgtATCGATCGGCGAAGCTGGAATCGGTTTGGTTATTTATAcgcgaagagaaaaggaacaaCGAATGGACGAGCGCGAACGCTTCTCCTTTTTTACAAGCCGTTGGTATTGCGCGTTGCGACGATGAATCAGCCGCGAAGATACGGGATCTATGGTTCGTTTCTCGAATAAAAGAAGACAATGCGGAGCGTATGCGGATCGTCGACCGGATCTGTCCAATCTCAATTAACAGAGCGTTGTCTATAGGTCAAGCTCTTTGCCACCGATGCGTCGGTATCCCTGTGCGAGAGGCCTCGACGCCAATCGGGAATAGCTCCGCCACCAGAGGATCCGGAGATGGGCCCTCCGACCCCGGTGCCTGCGCTGGTTGCGGAAACCAATTACGAGAAGGTCAGGCTTTGGTAGCTCTCGATCGACAGTGGCACGTATGGTGTTTAAAATGTCACAGCTGTGACACCGTCCTTCATGGAGAGTATATGGGAAAGTGAGTGAAAACATTTAACATggattaatatttccaatcttttacaatattgcgttaaatattttattattgggaAAGTAATATCGGATTCGtgagtgaaaaatattaaagcgaATTGTTATGTATCGATATCGATGTAATCAGTATTGAgatcatttttctaaaatttatattgtaaatttcgtAAATGGTAACAGAAATGCAAGAATTGCTTTGtgtggattaatttttaaaaattcaggcGAAAGTAGAATATTTTGTAGATTTAACGCGCGTAATgttccatttatttaaaattaagttacttttatatttaatgcgCTAGACGAAAAAGAAATCCGAGAAAGTATGGCCTAGAAAATAACTCGAGAAACGTTGAAATTTAGCTGATTTTTAGTTGATAGTTAGAGCAAACCGTCGGGGATTTGTCTAGATTAGAATCGGAGAAAGTTAGGACTCATTAGACCCAACTATTAGCGCTTATCTAAACTGTCTAACAAACACGCTTCTTTGAACGAACGAAATTCCTCGACTTTGATCGGCAGAGACGGGGTGCCTTATTGCGAGAAGGATTACCAGAAGTTGTTCGGCGTGAAATGCGCCTATTGCAATCGTTACATCAGCGGAAAGGTGCTGCAGGCAGGTGACAATCATCATTTTCACCCGACTTGTGCCCGTTGCACCAAGTGTGGCGATCCTTTCGGCGATGGAGAGGAGATGTACTTGCAGGGCGCTGCCATTTGGCATCCCCGCTGTGGCCCGGGCCCTAGCGGACCCAATGGTATCGTGAACGGCCACGGAGAAGCTCACACGCCACAGCATCGAGAATCGGAACGGATTTCCAGCAGCGCATCGGAGATGCAGGTAAGATAGCGGGGATCGGAGGAAAGTCGGAAGTTCAATTAAGGTCATCGACTGTCCGACTACTTCCGTCGATGTTACGATCACTTTCCGTCGATCGATGAGCAGTCAAATAGGATTCGAATCTTCTAATcgcgatttcttttttgttttttatgatTCGTTACCGCGAATTTTTGAATCGGAACTGGCCaactgtatattatatttagtttttgtaaaatattgtatcataCGTGTACAATTCGTCTGTGTACAGATCACTGCATTTGTttcatcgttttatttttgtgattaTTCATAGCTATTTtagtattcatttttttcccccctgtAATCACGATAGTCATGGATCATTAAATACGTCGCAGAGGGAAAGGtgtcattaatattttccatgGAATACGGACGTGTAATATCTAATATCATCCGTTTATGTATTCGACAACGCGTGATTAATTGCTTCAAATAACATTCATCTCGAACATCGACATTCGTAATTAACGCGTGCACGTCGCTGTCCACGTCCGCCAATTGCATTTTTCCGTTCAATTGCATCGTACACCGTTGATCGACCTAAATCGTGTCCGTGCGCATACTTGAATTTTGAAGTTTGCCAttcgatcgtaaaaaaaaaggcgGCAGggggaaataaaaagagaaacaaggGGGGAAAAATAACCAAGAGGAAATATATTGCTCTCGAGCCAGCTCTGGCTCGCGAAATACGAAGTTCAGCTTGCATCGTGCTTATATTTGGACTGTTGTACGACACGTACTTTCATGTGAAACGTTTTTTGCTGCTCGGTTCATTTTTGTGTTCGTTGTTGTTATACAGAGCAATTTAGAGTAGACCAATTTAGAGCCTAAAGTGTacttactcttttttttttttttttttttctctctttttttattcgtaattagCTTTGTGTATAGCTTCATTCCCATTGTATTCAACGATACACTATGTGGCTTTTAATGCATATGTTCCTTAACATGTCGTATCTTTATAGCACGCTTCGATGcccaaaattttatatacatatattatacatatacatatttatatatatttatatatacgtatatatttttaacgatttatcatttatgatttgatcttctttattatttttttatttttattgttgctTTCTTAATCgttgtttatcttttttttttttcgcacgaTCATTGTGTATAGTTTTCATTGCGGTCACGCACGCCAAGCCTGAACGGATCACTCTGCAGCCCTTACAGCAGCCTCAGTCGCAAGGTATGCCATGTATCTCCTAGCACAGCCATTCTCTCAAGAGAtacctttaattatttatgaaatattttgaaatatttacgatCCGTACTCCTGATTTCATTTTGTAACAACTagcttcgaaaatttaatatatatttcgaaatttgtacATCGTTGATGAACGATGTTGccttataaattttcgattattcttctatttactTTGCATTTCTACGGGTagtggaaatatttatatatatttatatataaaaaaaaagtgagaagatattattgaaatttaaatttaatagtaaatagaaattcagatatagatatatacacttttcttgattatttaaaaataattttgaattaaaaatgccCTAAAAGATAAGATGATTACGAGTATAACGACtttttaataactattatcgatgataaatttcatCATCTAAGATGACTCACTATACtaatttattctcaaatatttaacGAAGCTAGTTTTCGCGATTacgaaagatttttcaatgACATCTCGAAACAGTGGATTTCTCTTGAGAGAAAATCAAAGCGCGTtgagtttttattattcctttgcCGAGTAAATTTAGCTGTATGAGAGACGCTTTTAAGATTgatcgaaaaagaaacagCATGAGTTTAGCCGTGATAATATACGTTAATTGCCCCAGTATTATCCCGCGCGAACTGGAAGTCCCGGATTGATATTGCGAGAATACGGACGTGGTCCATCCGAAGATGTGTCTAGGATTTACACTTACTCGTATTTGACCGAAACGCCGACCCAAGGATACTTGAGACGTCCGATACAGCCGTACGACAAACCTCCGACTAGCCCACACTTTCATAGACCTAGCTGTAAGTGGTATTCATCTTTATTTCTCTCGAgatcgaaagaattttgataaaaaattaaatcgatcgaatcaatTCTGTAGAGTTGtacagaattaaatattaaaatattattaaatattaaaacggaACGGTGGATCGTACGTGATATACGTGTCGCTAAATCATgcgatgattttattttagcgTCACGTTCGATAAGAAGCAGCGGCGGACGCAGCAGCCGATCTGGAATGCGTGCTCTGGTCGATGCTCTCAGCGAGACCAGACCAAAGTCACCGGCCAGTCAAGTAGATAATGACGAGCCAATAGAGCTGGCGCATTATCCGGACGCCATGAAACCTCCTCCTGGAACCAAACCGCCGATCGAGAGAGATGATTTTCCCGCTCCACCTTATCCTTATACAGATCCTGAAAGACGTAGACGATGGTCCGACACTTATAAGGTAACACGACGAAttgcgatttatttttaagttctcTACGCGTTCGATCTAATGAATCGATATTCGATTCAGGGAGTACCTGCAtccgacgacgaggacgaagTGGATAACAAAACTTATAtaaaggaggtggaggagaagTTGAAGAAGGAACAGGACGAGCTAAGCAAAATCGATACTGGAATAGCGAAAGTGTTTTTGCAAGATCGTGAAAAGGATCGAGAGAATTTGAGACACAGAGCCGCGAACGTTGATCCTAGAAATGCGTCGAGAACGCCATCAGCTGC encodes:
- the LOC726349 gene encoding actin-binding LIM protein 1 isoform X10 — translated: MKSKTSENFIASESNGVKRDQELKQKQLKRGKTFCQSCKKKCSGEVLRVQDKYFHIGCFKCAQCNASLAQGGFFAREGSYYCTKDYRERWGTKCAGCGEYVEGDVVTAGDKHAFHPNCFHCQRCRQPLLGQGTKVSLVQGQALCHRCVGIPVREASTPIGNSSATRGSGDGPSDPGACAGCGNQLREGQALVALDRQWHVWCLKCHSCDTVLHGEYMGKDGVPYCEKDYQKLFGVKCAYCNRYISGKVLQAGDNHHFHPTCARCTKCGDPFGDGEEMYLQGAAIWHPRCGPGPSGPNGIVNGHGEAHTPQHRESERISSSASEMQFSLRSRTPSLNGSLCSPYSSLSRKYYPARTGSPGLILREYGRGPSEDVSRIYTYSYLTETPTQGYLRRPIQPYDKPPTSPHFHRPSSSRSIRSSGGRSSRSGMRALVDALSETRPKSPASQVDNDEPIELAHYPDAMKPPPGTKPPIERDDFPAPPYPYTDPERRRRWSDTYKGVPASDDEDEVDNKTYIKEVEEKLKKEQDELSKIDTGIAKVFLQDREKDRENLRHRAANVDPRNASRTPSAAREPTYRLRYESPVGASPSRNIDHARPWEDDDGFSYRSSVGPSYNVGRSSARSPAPRNYPPLGTQRAFTLPNAARHYHSGDYSFSGMGDKTHSTDFSSGKSDK
- the LOC726349 gene encoding actin-binding LIM protein 2 isoform X2 → MKSKTSENFIASESNGVKRDQELKQKQLKRGKTFCQSCKKKCSGEVLRVQDKYFHIGCFKCAQCNASLAQGGFFAREGSYYCTKDYRERWGTKCAGCGEYVEGDVVTAGDKHAFHPNCFHCQRCRQPLLGQGTKVSLVQGQALCHRCVGIPVREASTPIGNSSATRGSGDGPSDPGACAGCGNQLREGQALVALDRQWHVWCLKCHSCDTVLHGEYMGKDGVPYCEKDYQKLFGVKCAYCNRYISGKVLQAGDNHHFHPTCARCTKCGDPFGDGEEMYLQGAAIWHPRCGPGPSGPNGIVNGHGEAHTPQHRESERISSSASEMQFSLRSRTPSLNGSLCSPYSSLSRKYYPARTGSPGLILREYGRGPSEDVSRIYTYSYLTETPTQGYLRRPIQPYDKPPTSPHFHRPSSSRSIRSSGGRSSRSGMRALVDALSETRPKSPASQVDNDEPIELAHYPDAMKPPPGTKPPIERDDFPAPPYPYTDPERRRRWSDTYKGVPASDDEDEVDNKTYIKEVEEKLKKEQDELSKIDTGIAKVFLQDREKDRENLRHRAANVDPRNASRTPSAAREPTYRLRYESPVGASPSRNIDHARPWEDDDGFSYRSSVGPSYNVVSSLRHIPKPGYGLAPRSHTFSSTGGSVSALPGDYSFSGMGDKTHSTDFSSGKSDISTGSITDVDRRALVCTTAPYYSRRISMNDGGMLPSSTTYTGGLGSVVGSHGGHHVRRSLPDMGTAPSEPPKLYPYHLLVITNYRLPADVDRCNLERHLSDAEFEAVLQCTRAEFYRLPQWRRNEIKRRARLF
- the LOC726349 gene encoding actin-binding LIM protein 1 isoform X9, which gives rise to MKSKTSENFIASESNGVKRDQELKQKQLKRGKTFCQSCKKKCSGEVLRVQDKYFHIGCFKCAQCNASLAQGGFFAREGSYYCTKDYRERWGTKCAGCGEYVEGDVVTAGDKHAFHPNCFHCQRCRQPLLGQGTKVSLVQGQALCHRCVGIPVREASTPIGNSSATRGSGDGPSDPGACAGCGNQLREGQALVALDRQWHVWCLKCHSCDTVLHGEYMGKDGVPYCEKDYQKLFGVKCAYCNRYISGKVLQAGDNHHFHPTCARCTKCGDPFGDGEEMYLQGAAIWHPRCGPGPSGPNGIVNGHGEAHTPQHRESERISSSASEMQFSLRSRTPSLNGSLCSPYSSLSRKYYPARTGSPGLILREYGRGPSEDVSRIYTYSYLTETPTQGYLRRPIQPYDKPPTSPHFHRPSSSRSIRSSGGRSSRSGMRALVDALSETRPKSPASQVDNDEPIELAHYPDAMKPPPGTKPPIERDDFPAPPYPYTDPERRRRWSDTYKGVPASDDEDEVDNKTYIKEVEEKLKKEQDELSKIDTGIAKVFLQDREKDRENLRHRAANVDPRNASRTPSAAREPTYRLRYESPVGASPSRNIDHARPWEDDDGFSYRSSVGPSYNVSTGSITDVDRRALNDGGMLPSSTTYTGGLGSVVGSHGGHHVRRSLPDMGTAPSEPPKLYPYHLLVITNYRLPADVDRCNLERHLSDAEFEAVLQCTRAEFYRLPQWRRNEIKRRARLF